A single Methylomonas sp. AM2-LC DNA region contains:
- a CDS encoding TonB-dependent receptor, with protein MSMTSRTSRSILQPSRLHQAIQHILLASALIVSAAAHGETSTDTASIRHNYHISGGSLGQALRQFATNSGLLYSAEVELTEGKTTVGLDGDYTVEEGFKKLLAGSGLTYSITSDNSVAIKVADAESNTTTTLPKVNVVGNTIYDVKDPYNEDYVLPNATAGTKTETPIMETPLNVQVISKQVLKDQQVITLGDALKNVSGVVVSHPTISSQMPQGGTQTDITLRGFASSTFLRNGFRLQQGNRAMANVESVEVLKGPAAVLYGLVEPGGMVNVITKQPQATPYYALSQQFGSYDMYRTTMDATGPVADNKDVLYRMNMSYQNSGSYQDFVGTEDIFLAPVLKWNISPKTQATVEFEYNRNHQGVGSSFNPYIGGQLLNIPISRNYGEYSPVVTETFFGSINWSHQFNDDWAIKHSFSANQNSNTANNHVPSFAVSSDLMNVFAPDYAPFNGPKVIQSTYPSVSQNNTYATNLDLTGHFDTLGLKHTLLLGGDYYRLDTANRSEFSQKYTFIDPYNPVHPGLPFTVDNSVSLSGQQFQTDQYGLYFQDQIKLPFNVHVTGGLRYQYLHQNSIQSSQDIVSPANGATHDAVTPRVGILWHPQGWVSLYANYVESFGANSGLVYGGSPGQGNIIAPTNALQYEGGVKTEFFDGRLRATLAYYDLTKTNVATGDPNRTHDCGNGGPGLCSLAIGAVRSRGPELDIQGEILPGWNAIATWANVDIIVEKTNASNDPLNGGINVGDRMWNVPRNTASFWSTYELQNTDLKGLKFGGGVTVRDGQVSSGGQNFFTNVYSPAIKSSGYATLGLMTAYTHAIGKSKVTFQLNIDNLLDKRYYTNIASGYSGGVGIDSAYATYGAPRTAMGSISIQY; from the coding sequence ATGTCAATGACGAGTCGCACCAGCCGTTCAATTCTACAACCCTCGCGATTGCACCAAGCCATCCAACACATCTTGCTGGCCTCCGCGCTAATCGTATCCGCAGCGGCGCATGGAGAGACCAGTACGGATACTGCCAGTATCAGGCATAACTATCACATTAGCGGCGGTTCATTGGGACAGGCGTTAAGGCAGTTTGCGACCAATTCCGGGTTGTTGTATTCGGCGGAAGTTGAATTGACTGAGGGTAAAACCACGGTCGGATTGGATGGCGACTACACCGTCGAAGAAGGCTTTAAAAAACTCCTAGCGGGAAGCGGTTTGACTTATAGCATCACCAGTGATAACTCGGTGGCGATTAAAGTTGCGGATGCTGAAAGTAATACGACAACGACATTGCCAAAAGTCAACGTGGTAGGCAATACAATCTACGATGTCAAAGACCCTTACAACGAAGACTACGTCCTGCCCAACGCCACCGCTGGCACCAAGACCGAGACGCCAATCATGGAAACGCCGCTGAATGTGCAGGTTATTTCTAAGCAGGTGCTAAAGGATCAGCAGGTGATTACGCTCGGGGATGCATTGAAGAATGTCAGCGGGGTTGTCGTAAGTCATCCAACAATTAGTAGTCAAATGCCTCAGGGAGGCACGCAAACAGACATCACCTTACGCGGGTTTGCTTCATCAACTTTTCTCCGTAACGGCTTCAGGCTGCAACAAGGGAATCGGGCTATGGCCAATGTCGAATCGGTCGAAGTGTTGAAAGGCCCTGCGGCTGTGCTATATGGCTTGGTTGAGCCGGGCGGCATGGTCAATGTGATCACCAAACAGCCTCAGGCAACGCCGTATTACGCTCTGAGCCAGCAATTCGGATCTTATGATATGTACCGTACTACAATGGATGCCACTGGCCCCGTTGCCGATAACAAGGATGTACTGTACCGGATGAATATGTCCTATCAAAACAGCGGTTCATATCAGGACTTCGTCGGCACGGAAGATATATTTTTAGCGCCGGTGCTGAAGTGGAATATCAGCCCTAAAACCCAGGCCACTGTAGAATTTGAGTATAACCGCAATCACCAGGGAGTGGGTAGCTCATTCAATCCTTACATAGGGGGACAACTACTCAACATCCCGATAAGCCGCAATTACGGTGAATATTCGCCCGTCGTCACGGAAACTTTTTTCGGCAGCATAAACTGGTCGCACCAGTTCAACGATGATTGGGCTATCAAGCACAGCTTTTCTGCGAATCAGAATAGCAATACAGCAAATAATCATGTACCATCTTTTGCGGTCAGTAGCGATTTAATGAATGTTTTTGCCCCCGATTATGCACCATTCAATGGCCCTAAGGTCATACAGTCAACATACCCATCTGTTAGCCAAAACAACACCTATGCCACCAATCTGGATCTGACCGGCCATTTCGATACCTTAGGCCTGAAACATACGTTGCTGCTTGGGGGGGATTATTACCGTCTGGATACAGCTAACAGAAGCGAGTTCAGTCAAAAATACACCTTTATCGATCCCTATAATCCGGTACATCCCGGTTTGCCGTTTACCGTAGACAATAGTGTCTCGCTATCAGGCCAACAGTTTCAAACCGATCAATACGGTTTATACTTCCAAGACCAAATTAAACTTCCCTTTAATGTGCATGTCACTGGCGGCCTTCGTTACCAGTACCTTCATCAAAATTCTATTCAATCATCGCAAGATATCGTAAGCCCTGCTAATGGCGCGACCCATGATGCGGTAACGCCCAGAGTCGGCATTTTATGGCACCCGCAAGGCTGGGTCAGCCTCTATGCCAACTATGTCGAAAGCTTTGGCGCAAATAGCGGTTTGGTTTATGGCGGCTCACCAGGTCAAGGCAATATAATTGCACCTACCAACGCCTTGCAGTATGAAGGCGGCGTCAAGACCGAATTCTTCGATGGCCGCTTACGTGCTACCCTCGCTTATTACGATTTGACTAAAACCAATGTTGCCACGGGTGATCCTAACCGAACACATGATTGCGGCAATGGTGGGCCCGGCCTCTGTTCGCTGGCAATCGGTGCCGTCCGTAGCCGGGGACCGGAACTGGATATTCAGGGAGAAATCCTGCCTGGCTGGAATGCAATTGCCACCTGGGCCAATGTCGACATCATCGTCGAAAAAACCAATGCATCTAACGACCCGCTCAATGGGGGTATCAACGTTGGCGACCGGATGTGGAATGTGCCGCGTAACACCGCCAGTTTCTGGAGCACTTACGAACTTCAGAACACCGATTTAAAAGGACTCAAGTTCGGTGGTGGCGTCACGGTGCGGGATGGGCAAGTAAGCTCTGGCGGACAGAACTTTTTTACCAATGTGTATTCACCGGCAATCAAATCCTC